One genomic window of Paeniglutamicibacter sp. Y32M11 includes the following:
- a CDS encoding FAD-dependent oxidoreductase: MVEQLDTVVVGGGAMGSATAWELAQRGRDVTLLEQFEPGHTLGASHGTTRNLNLGYLDSTYVRMLSESLTLWDKLSAQSGTEQIARTGTVNHGDPATQTLTLKALNNAGIRAEEVSAAEAAERWSGLRFTGPALHLPDGGQLNPDLALPSFQQVATAHGAQIRHGVTVRELTVLDDNKVRLVLESVSGEETVEARRVVITAGAWTAHLLGSSVALPTLTVTQEQPLHFAQRDADAIWPGFNHTLVPGSPGFENAYSPVYGMLTPGEGIKAGWHGTGVVTHPDHRTFAAEQRQVQALQDYARVWLPGVDADSFTAVSCTYTNTEDEDFILDRIGPLVIGAGFSGHGFKFTPVIGHILADLADGSGKAPTKFSAHRKIASSTFSQRRQVVEKLTF; this comes from the coding sequence ATGGTTGAACAGTTGGACACGGTAGTGGTTGGCGGCGGAGCCATGGGCTCGGCCACCGCGTGGGAACTGGCACAACGCGGCCGTGATGTGACCCTCCTAGAGCAGTTCGAACCCGGCCACACCCTGGGCGCATCGCATGGAACCACGCGAAATCTTAACCTCGGTTACCTGGATTCAACTTATGTCCGGATGCTCAGCGAATCCCTCACCTTGTGGGACAAGCTCAGCGCCCAAAGCGGTACCGAACAGATCGCCCGCACCGGCACCGTTAACCACGGCGATCCGGCTACCCAGACCCTGACCTTGAAGGCCCTGAACAACGCAGGAATTCGAGCCGAAGAAGTTTCTGCCGCCGAGGCCGCCGAACGTTGGAGCGGCCTACGCTTCACCGGTCCGGCGCTACATCTACCCGATGGCGGGCAGCTGAACCCCGATCTAGCCCTGCCCAGTTTCCAGCAGGTCGCCACCGCCCACGGCGCCCAGATTCGTCACGGAGTAACGGTTCGCGAGCTCACGGTCCTCGATGACAACAAGGTGCGCCTGGTCCTTGAATCGGTATCCGGGGAAGAAACGGTTGAGGCTCGTCGCGTGGTGATCACCGCCGGCGCGTGGACCGCTCACCTACTCGGTTCCTCGGTGGCACTTCCCACGCTAACCGTGACTCAGGAGCAGCCCCTGCACTTCGCCCAGCGTGATGCCGATGCGATCTGGCCCGGCTTTAACCACACGTTGGTGCCCGGATCCCCGGGTTTCGAAAACGCCTACTCCCCCGTCTACGGCATGCTCACCCCGGGTGAGGGCATCAAGGCTGGCTGGCACGGAACGGGCGTAGTGACACATCCGGATCACCGGACCTTTGCCGCCGAGCAACGCCAAGTTCAGGCGCTGCAGGACTACGCCCGCGTCTGGCTTCCCGGTGTTGATGCCGATTCGTTCACGGCCGTCAGCTGCACCTATACCAATACCGAGGATGAGGACTTCATCCTCGATCGGATCGGCCCACTGGTGATCGGTGCCGGGTTCTCCGGCCACGGCTTTAAATTCACGCCGGTCATCGGACACATCTTGGCAGATCTCGCCGACGGAAGTGGCAAGGCACCTACCAAATTCTCCGCACACCGCAAGATCGCCAGCTCGACCTTTAGCCAGCGACGCCAGGTGGTAGAAAAGCTGACGTTTTAG
- a CDS encoding IclR family transcriptional regulator C-terminal domain-containing protein, which yields MNQETSTPAAGGSTSVQSLARGLDVICAFDAEHPSMTLSEVAKRTDLSRATARRFLLTLQELGYVRGDGKFFELTSKVLQLGYSYLSSATLPQLMEPVLEELSSQVHESASASVLEGSDILYIARVHTRSIMRVGISVGTRFPAANTSMGRVLLAYQAPGVLEQLLAAGISAPTGHGIGTVAELRAELERVRAQGYAIVDQELEIGLRSVAVPVFASDGSVVAAMNVSMSVGPASPLSAQDAARDILPALQKAAAQVQDALAASR from the coding sequence ATGAATCAGGAAACCAGCACCCCGGCGGCGGGTGGATCCACCTCGGTCCAGTCACTGGCCCGCGGACTGGACGTCATCTGCGCCTTTGACGCCGAGCACCCCTCGATGACGCTCAGCGAGGTGGCCAAGCGCACCGACCTGTCCCGCGCCACCGCGCGGCGCTTCCTGCTGACCCTGCAGGAACTGGGTTACGTGCGCGGGGACGGGAAATTCTTCGAACTCACCTCCAAGGTCCTGCAGCTGGGCTACTCCTATCTCTCCAGCGCCACGCTGCCCCAGCTCATGGAACCGGTCCTGGAGGAGCTGTCCTCGCAGGTGCACGAATCGGCCTCCGCCTCGGTGCTTGAGGGCAGCGACATTCTCTACATCGCCCGCGTGCACACCCGCTCGATCATGCGCGTGGGCATTTCCGTGGGCACCCGTTTCCCGGCGGCCAATACCTCGATGGGCAGGGTGCTCTTGGCCTATCAGGCGCCCGGTGTTCTGGAGCAGCTGCTGGCCGCGGGTATTAGTGCCCCGACCGGTCACGGCATCGGGACCGTTGCGGAGCTGCGGGCGGAATTGGAGCGTGTACGTGCCCAGGGTTACGCAATCGTTGACCAGGAACTCGAGATCGGGCTGCGCTCGGTTGCCGTGCCGGTGTTTGCCTCCGATGGTTCGGTGGTCGCCGCCATGAACGTGTCCATGAGTGTGGGACCAGCGTCACCTCTGAGCGCTCAGGATGCGGCGCGCGATATTTTGCCAGCATTGCAAAAGGCCGCCGCGCAGGTGCAGGACGCGTTGGCCGCAAGCCGCTAA
- a CDS encoding 3-oxoacid CoA-transferase subunit B, whose product MSTFTTTDAALTRDEMAKIVAADIPAGAFVNLGIGQPTNVSNFLTSEQGVTLHTENGMLGMGPVATGDDIDEDLINAGKIPVTELPGASYFHHADSFAMMRGGHLDVCVLGAFQVSEAGDLANWHTGAPGAIPAVGGAMDLAIGAKATWVMMGLFTKTGESKLVEALSYPVTGLGCVSRIYTESAIFDLSGGTVTVRSTHGISFEELAQRLPIDLVKAA is encoded by the coding sequence ATGAGCACCTTCACCACTACCGACGCGGCACTGACCCGCGACGAAATGGCCAAGATCGTCGCCGCCGATATCCCGGCCGGCGCCTTCGTGAACCTGGGCATCGGACAGCCGACCAACGTGTCCAATTTCCTCACCTCGGAGCAGGGGGTCACCCTGCATACCGAGAACGGCATGCTGGGCATGGGCCCGGTCGCCACGGGGGATGATATTGATGAGGACCTCATCAACGCCGGGAAGATCCCGGTCACCGAGCTCCCCGGAGCCAGCTACTTCCACCACGCCGACTCGTTCGCGATGATGCGCGGTGGACACCTGGATGTCTGTGTACTCGGAGCCTTCCAGGTCTCCGAGGCCGGGGATCTGGCCAACTGGCACACCGGCGCTCCGGGCGCCATTCCGGCCGTGGGTGGGGCCATGGATCTGGCCATCGGCGCCAAGGCCACCTGGGTCATGATGGGCCTGTTCACCAAGACCGGTGAGTCAAAGCTGGTTGAGGCGCTGTCCTACCCGGTCACCGGGCTGGGCTGCGTCTCGCGGATCTACACCGAATCGGCGATCTTCGATCTGTCCGGCGGCACCGTGACCGTGCGCTCGACTCACGGCATCAGCTTCGAGGAGTTGGCGCAGCGCCTGCCGATTGATCTGGTCAAGGCGGCCTAG
- a CDS encoding 3-oxoacid CoA-transferase subunit A yields the protein MAPRIATTAAEAVANIHDSATILIGGFGNAGQPMELIDALMDCGAKDLTVINNNAGQADAGLALLIKERRVKKIICSFPRQSDSWHFDEAYRAGEIELELVPQGNLAERIRAAGAGIGGFFTPTGYGTLLAEGKETRVIDGKGYVLESPISADFALVKALRADTHGNLIYRKTARNFGPIMAAAAKSAIVQVDDIVETGQLDPEVVVTPGIYVDTLVALGGKN from the coding sequence ATGGCACCACGCATCGCCACCACGGCCGCAGAGGCCGTGGCCAACATCCACGATTCAGCCACCATCCTGATTGGCGGCTTCGGCAACGCCGGCCAGCCCATGGAGCTCATTGATGCGCTCATGGACTGCGGCGCCAAGGACCTCACGGTCATCAACAACAACGCCGGTCAGGCAGATGCCGGACTGGCCCTGTTGATCAAGGAACGTCGAGTCAAGAAGATCATCTGTTCCTTCCCGCGTCAGTCCGACTCCTGGCACTTTGATGAGGCCTACCGCGCCGGAGAAATCGAGCTGGAGCTTGTCCCACAGGGCAACCTGGCCGAGCGCATTCGCGCCGCGGGCGCCGGCATTGGTGGCTTCTTCACCCCCACCGGCTACGGCACACTGCTGGCCGAGGGCAAGGAAACCCGCGTCATCGATGGCAAGGGCTATGTGCTCGAAAGCCCGATCAGTGCCGACTTCGCCTTGGTCAAGGCGCTGCGCGCGGATACGCACGGCAACCTGATTTACCGCAAGACCGCCCGGAACTTCGGTCCGATCATGGCCGCCGCGGCCAAGTCGGCCATCGTGCAGGTAGATGACATTGTGGAAACCGGACAGCTTGATCCGGAGGTCGTGGTGACCCCCGGAATCTACGTCGACACCCTTGTGGCACTCGGAGGAAAAAACTAA
- a CDS encoding thiolase family protein, giving the protein MKQAYLYDAIRTPFGKIGGSLSSHRPDDLAAHVVRELVARAPQLDVNTIDESIFGNANGAGEENRNVARMATLLAGLPTSLPGTTMNRLCGSSLDAAIAASRQINTDDADLVLVGGVESMSRAPWVLPKTERPFPMANLELANTTLGWRLVNPAMNKEWTVSLGEATEQLREKYEVTREDQDEFAARSHQQAAAAWAAGKYGNLVVSVPPANKRGTEVTMDETVRADSTAETLGALRTVFRDAATGTVTAGNASPMSDGASAAFIGSERGGELLGAAPLARIAGRASSALDPQFFGFAPVEAANKALAKAGISWSDVAAVELNEAFAAQSLACVRAWDIDENIVNAWGGALSIGHPLGASGLRILGTLARRLQESNQRWGVAAICIGVGQGLAVVLENPNAA; this is encoded by the coding sequence ATGAAGCAGGCGTATCTCTACGACGCGATTCGTACTCCCTTCGGCAAAATCGGAGGGTCCCTTTCCTCCCACCGCCCCGATGATTTGGCGGCCCATGTGGTCCGCGAATTGGTGGCCCGCGCCCCGCAGCTCGATGTGAACACCATCGACGAATCAATCTTCGGCAACGCCAACGGTGCCGGTGAAGAGAACCGCAACGTCGCCCGCATGGCCACCCTGCTGGCAGGCCTGCCCACCTCGCTGCCCGGCACCACCATGAACCGCCTCTGTGGCTCCTCGCTGGATGCTGCGATCGCTGCTTCGCGTCAGATCAACACCGATGATGCGGATCTGGTCCTGGTTGGCGGCGTCGAATCCATGAGCCGCGCCCCGTGGGTGCTGCCCAAGACCGAGCGCCCCTTCCCGATGGCCAACCTGGAACTGGCCAACACCACCCTGGGCTGGCGTCTGGTGAACCCGGCCATGAACAAGGAATGGACCGTGTCCCTCGGTGAAGCCACCGAGCAGCTGCGCGAAAAGTACGAGGTCACCCGCGAAGACCAGGATGAATTCGCAGCACGCTCACACCAGCAAGCCGCAGCCGCCTGGGCCGCTGGCAAGTACGGCAACCTGGTTGTCTCCGTTCCGCCGGCCAACAAGCGCGGCACCGAGGTCACCATGGACGAGACTGTCCGTGCCGACTCCACCGCAGAAACTCTGGGCGCGCTGCGCACCGTTTTCCGCGATGCGGCCACCGGAACCGTCACCGCGGGTAACGCCTCGCCGATGTCCGACGGCGCATCTGCCGCCTTCATTGGCTCCGAGCGCGGCGGCGAGCTGCTGGGAGCGGCGCCGCTGGCCCGCATCGCAGGACGTGCGTCCTCCGCTCTTGACCCGCAGTTCTTCGGCTTCGCTCCGGTGGAAGCGGCCAACAAGGCACTGGCCAAGGCCGGGATTTCCTGGTCGGATGTCGCAGCGGTAGAACTCAACGAGGCGTTCGCTGCACAGTCGCTGGCCTGCGTGCGCGCCTGGGACATCGACGAGAACATCGTCAACGCCTGGGGCGGTGCACTGTCCATCGGTCACCCGCTGGGCGCCTCCGGCCTGCGCATCCTGGGCACCCTGGCTCGCCGCCTGCAAGAATCAAACCAGCGCTGGGGCGTTGCCGCGATCTGCATTGGTGTCGGACAGGGCCTGGCCGTCGTGCTGGAAAACCCCAACGCAGCCTAA
- a CDS encoding CGNR zinc finger domain-containing protein, with product MHLNPYGEYAVLLAASLANDPPTDRDGIIARTREFGMTMEFTHAPNDHRLTLEVVTDWLRVVDAADPQERANLLNEQMAAAAAYPRLVDHNNEGWHLHYRDANQTLPYVLRAIFGVGTALHLSTRGMHRMGRCAAGQAPGDPCTKVVIDVTRNGRQQYCSVRCANRAAVRRHRARTGISPGSTARG from the coding sequence ATGCATCTCAACCCTTACGGAGAATATGCGGTCCTGCTGGCCGCCTCGCTGGCCAATGATCCGCCCACCGACAGAGACGGCATCATTGCCAGAACCCGCGAATTCGGTATGACCATGGAATTCACGCACGCCCCGAACGACCACCGACTGACCCTCGAGGTAGTGACGGACTGGTTGCGCGTGGTGGACGCGGCAGATCCCCAAGAACGGGCCAATCTGCTTAATGAGCAGATGGCCGCCGCGGCCGCCTACCCGCGGCTGGTTGACCACAACAACGAGGGCTGGCATCTGCATTACCGCGATGCCAACCAAACCCTGCCCTATGTTTTGCGCGCGATTTTCGGCGTCGGAACGGCACTGCACCTTTCCACTCGCGGCATGCACCGCATGGGCCGCTGCGCCGCTGGACAGGCCCCGGGCGATCCCTGCACCAAGGTGGTCATCGATGTCACTCGCAACGGCCGCCAGCAATATTGCTCGGTGCGCTGTGCGAACCGGGCAGCGGTTCGCCGGCACCGCGCCCGCACCGGAATATCCCCCGGATCAACCGCTCGCGGCTGA